A section of the Mycoplasmopsis synoviae ATCC 25204 genome encodes:
- a CDS encoding hexose phosphate transporter: MRLYKRVKELLLPTQLIDKNLNIKLGFIMWSLLIFSYALFVVNWGFVTGLNGQGGNDPGILSSFFKDGDKPSSFEVQATNWAITLGRGFGSILIGWMIVKFTHKNSVVIALSLCLFAIPAPYMPSYALFVIFRTIFAIGGSTLMILFQPLVTAYFKQKTKGMLSSFSTWGYPIGAIIVLVPFAFNIESAKVVRSHWQLILLISSSLYLIPLILYLILGQRFDLYRSYVISLKEKHLKELVAKGLDYQRPTIKMFLRKKSTYKWAIFYGSWLIAVTLPFVTIRDQLPNLVLQIYNHKDVSIKEIRALALPIIALWLILFNGAIILAPYTVGLWNRLNARRKPFIITILLIGILLWIISILCFIFLVGPNLDKNAINKNIIPWSVSIPFLVLGFFAGLLLWGIQGVFLNNPHEIPENTSEKIAMQFGFIWGFGYFFFTMLLIIISLLEDFTNHNLAPWLWFSLTIIFTIIAPITWYFMSETKPDAPLIPKRKNQ; encoded by the coding sequence ATGAGGCTTTATAAAAGAGTTAAAGAATTATTATTGCCGACACAATTAATTGATAAAAATCTAAATATAAAACTTGGATTTATAATGTGATCGCTACTGATATTTTCATACGCATTATTTGTCGTTAATTGAGGATTTGTAACCGGTCTTAATGGACAAGGTGGAAACGATCCTGGAATTCTTAGCTCTTTTTTTAAAGATGGCGACAAGCCTAGCTCTTTTGAAGTTCAAGCCACCAATTGAGCCATCACTTTGGGCAGAGGATTTGGTTCTATTTTAATAGGCTGAATGATAGTTAAATTTACTCACAAAAACTCAGTTGTAATTGCGCTTAGTTTGTGTTTATTTGCTATTCCTGCACCATATATGCCTAGCTATGCGCTTTTTGTTATTTTTAGAACCATTTTTGCAATTGGTGGATCTACTTTAATGATTTTATTTCAGCCATTGGTTACCGCTTATTTTAAGCAGAAAACCAAAGGAATGCTTTCATCATTTTCAACTTGAGGATATCCGATAGGAGCTATTATAGTTTTAGTTCCTTTCGCTTTTAATATCGAAAGCGCAAAGGTAGTAAGAAGCCACTGGCAGCTTATATTACTGATAAGTTCATCGCTATATTTAATACCTTTGATTTTATATTTAATATTAGGACAAAGATTTGATTTATATAGATCTTATGTAATTTCTTTAAAAGAAAAACATTTAAAGGAATTAGTTGCTAAAGGACTAGATTACCAAAGACCAACTATTAAAATGTTTCTTCGCAAAAAATCAACTTATAAATGAGCGATTTTTTATGGATCATGACTTATTGCCGTAACTCTTCCATTTGTAACAATTAGAGATCAGCTACCTAATTTAGTTTTACAAATTTATAATCACAAAGACGTTTCGATTAAAGAAATAAGAGCGCTAGCGCTACCGATCATTGCTCTTTGACTTATTTTATTTAATGGTGCTATTATTTTAGCTCCTTATACAGTTGGGCTTTGAAATAGGTTAAACGCTAGAAGAAAGCCTTTTATTATTACCATTTTATTAATTGGAATATTGCTATGAATTATTTCGATACTTTGTTTTATTTTTTTAGTAGGACCTAATTTAGATAAAAATGCAATTAATAAAAATATAATTCCATGAAGCGTTTCTATTCCGTTTTTAGTTCTTGGTTTTTTTGCAGGACTATTGCTATGAGGAATTCAAGGAGTATTTTTAAATAATCCTCATGAAATACCTGAAAATACATCAGAAAAAATTGCAATGCAATTTGGTTTTATTTGAGGATTTGGATATTTCTTTTTTACAATGCTTTTGATTATAATCTCGCTTCTAGAAGATTTTACTAATCATAATCTAGCGCCTTGATTATGATTTTCTCTTACTATTATTTTTACAATAATAGCCCCAATAACTTGGTATTTTATGAGCGAAACAAAGCCAGATGCGCCACTAATTCCAAAGCGAAAAAACCAATAA
- a CDS encoding APC family permease, producing the protein MISKNKKYLSAKYFAFFTINFVVGFGFIATIFNVLEKKVYGFVVLAAASFIAFGVLLVFSRLSDTYKETYGGSYAYSKDLMYEIDSKGNRVLGTKKSHQVYKHLTFFTGWTQFIQGPILSATSPIFLVAILEPFFRNSDGTSNEVTINIIRGVSFLVYIILILITTFGLRINRWVVLAAASVKWLILLFSLILGVYLISQGNIYSSNLTLTKSDEEKISFYLVISSVLTFMYAYGGIEGVSAISKDVKAKSFRKILMYSFVFIFVFYVVFYLILLGIKTEYNGQKIDQIRNIFSAVWGLSGAVFFAVGIFFQQVSSKISGTVTVARSVAPMAEDKFLPVSLAKTNSKNEFKNAIWFSTAITIFSLVIFYVIPLVLKANGYEEPSSYLSQVVNIGTIPFLVQYLLTFIIAFILEHKKRITKIPLWEKIIYVLASIAIIVVLAVYIFPVIANEKWSASNTITLVSYSGFTLLGYVFYFATRKYYKNKKLKNN; encoded by the coding sequence ATGATATCTAAAAACAAAAAATATTTATCTGCAAAATATTTTGCATTTTTTACAATAAACTTTGTTGTCGGATTTGGATTTATTGCAACAATTTTTAATGTATTAGAAAAGAAAGTTTATGGTTTTGTAGTGCTTGCTGCAGCTAGCTTTATCGCCTTTGGTGTGCTGCTAGTATTTAGCCGGCTTTCAGATACCTATAAAGAAACCTATGGTGGATCTTATGCCTATTCAAAAGATTTAATGTATGAAATCGATTCGAAGGGCAATAGAGTTTTAGGAACTAAAAAAAGCCACCAAGTTTATAAGCATTTAACTTTTTTTACCGGTTGAACGCAATTTATTCAAGGGCCAATTTTATCGGCTACTTCACCTATATTTTTAGTTGCTATATTAGAACCATTTTTTAGAAATAGCGATGGAACTAGCAATGAAGTAACTATTAATATTATTAGAGGTGTTTCATTTTTAGTTTATATTATTTTAATTTTAATTACTACTTTTGGACTTAGAATCAACAGGTGAGTAGTTCTAGCGGCTGCTTCTGTAAAGTGATTAATTTTATTATTCTCACTAATTTTAGGAGTATATCTAATTTCTCAAGGAAATATTTACTCAAGCAATCTAACCTTAACTAAAAGCGATGAAGAAAAAATTAGTTTTTATTTAGTTATATCATCAGTTCTTACCTTTATGTATGCATATGGAGGAATTGAAGGAGTTTCTGCAATTTCTAAAGACGTTAAAGCTAAAAGCTTTAGAAAAATTCTTATGTATTCATTTGTATTTATTTTTGTATTCTACGTGGTGTTTTACTTAATACTACTAGGAATTAAAACTGAATACAATGGACAAAAAATAGATCAAATTAGAAACATTTTCTCAGCTGTATGAGGATTATCTGGTGCCGTATTTTTTGCGGTAGGAATATTCTTCCAACAAGTTTCATCTAAAATTTCAGGAACTGTTACTGTTGCTCGTAGCGTAGCTCCAATGGCTGAAGATAAATTTCTGCCAGTATCACTTGCTAAGACAAATTCAAAAAATGAATTTAAAAATGCAATTTGATTTTCAACTGCTATTACCATATTTTCTTTAGTAATTTTTTATGTAATACCTTTAGTTTTAAAAGCTAACGGTTATGAAGAGCCATCTTCATATTTATCACAAGTAGTAAACATTGGAACCATTCCATTTTTAGTGCAATATTTATTAACCTTTATAATTGCATTTATTCTTGAACATAAAAAAAGAATTACTAAAATTCCACTTTGAGAAAAAATAATTTACGTTTTAGCTTCAATTGCAATTATTGTAGTTTTAGCGGTTTATATTTTCCCAGTTATAGCTAATGAAAAATGAAGCGCAAGCAATACTATAACCTTAGTTTCATATTCAGGATTTACTCTGCTTGGTTATGTATTTTATTTTGCAACTAGAAAATACTACAAAAACAAAAAACTTAAAAATAATTAA
- a CDS encoding glucose-6-phosphate isomerase, giving the protein MSSSYLKLDFKLKNQVVPFESYQKQVSQIHNAVKSKSVEEKDWLGWLNLASDYNKEEYAKMEEKVAQWLKDKVEVVVVIGIGGSYLGAKTGYEFIFGKYSIKKPQMELVFAGNDISAETLVAKLNYVKDKKFAINVISKSGTTLEPSIAFREFRNLLEQKEVNPWEYIVATTDKQKGVLFELATAKKYTKFVIPDDVGGRFSVLTAVGLFPFLCAGIDAKKVLEGARQMNKELFSENVMENAAYKYAVARHYLHKEKKYAVEIFVSYEPKLRYFAEWWKQLFAESEGKDGKGLWPSSAIFSTDLHSLGQMIQDGPKILFETVLTLENPAYDITFKDNVIDYDKLNYLSDKKLSEVNNVAFNATMEAHSDEGNVPNISMLFKDFSEETLGALFMFFMRAVTMSAYLLGVNPFNQPGVEVYKKNMFFLLGKK; this is encoded by the coding sequence ATGAGTTCAAGTTATTTAAAACTAGATTTTAAGTTAAAAAATCAAGTAGTGCCTTTTGAAAGTTATCAAAAGCAAGTAAGTCAAATTCACAATGCTGTTAAAAGCAAATCAGTAGAAGAAAAAGACTGACTTGGTTGACTTAATTTAGCTAGCGATTACAACAAAGAAGAATATGCCAAAATGGAAGAAAAGGTAGCGCAATGACTTAAAGATAAAGTTGAAGTTGTTGTAGTTATTGGAATCGGTGGATCATATCTAGGAGCAAAAACCGGATATGAATTTATCTTTGGTAAATATTCAATTAAAAAACCACAAATGGAACTAGTTTTTGCCGGAAATGATATTTCAGCTGAAACTTTAGTTGCAAAGCTAAACTACGTTAAAGATAAAAAGTTTGCAATTAATGTTATTTCTAAATCAGGAACAACTCTAGAGCCATCTATTGCCTTTAGAGAATTTAGAAACCTATTAGAACAAAAAGAAGTTAATCCATGAGAATATATAGTAGCTACCACTGATAAACAAAAAGGAGTTTTATTTGAACTAGCTACTGCTAAAAAATACACCAAATTTGTAATTCCAGATGACGTAGGAGGAAGGTTTTCAGTTCTAACTGCAGTAGGACTATTTCCTTTCTTATGTGCTGGAATTGACGCTAAAAAAGTTCTAGAAGGCGCACGCCAGATGAATAAAGAATTATTTAGCGAAAATGTTATGGAAAACGCTGCCTATAAATATGCCGTTGCAAGACACTATTTACATAAAGAAAAGAAATACGCAGTTGAAATTTTTGTATCTTATGAACCAAAACTAAGATACTTTGCCGAATGATGAAAACAACTCTTTGCCGAAAGTGAAGGTAAAGACGGAAAAGGTCTTTGACCATCATCAGCGATATTTTCAACTGATTTACACTCACTAGGCCAAATGATTCAAGATGGACCTAAAATTTTATTTGAAACTGTATTAACTTTAGAAAATCCAGCTTATGATATTACATTTAAAGACAATGTAATCGACTATGATAAGCTTAATTATCTATCAGATAAAAAACTTTCTGAAGTTAATAACGTGGCATTTAATGCAACTATGGAAGCACATAGCGATGAAGGAAATGTTCCAAATATTTCTATGCTATTTAAAGACTTTAGTGAAGAAACTTTAGGAGCGCTATTTATGTTCTTCATGCGTGCCGTTACCATGAGCGCTTATCTTCTTGGAGTTAATCCATTTAATCAACCTGGAGTTGAAGTTTATAAAAAGAATATGTTCTTTTTACTTGGAAAAAAATAA